The sequence CGTCAACCCCTTTACGCGAGAGAATCCCGCTATTTTCGCGCACTTCACCCACGCGTAGAATTACCCGAAGTAGTTAATCATCAAAGCTGTATTGTTTGTCATCCTGCAGCAGCACAATTAGATTATCAGCAATTAGCCCCAGAATGGGAAGATGGACCTTAAAAGTACCAAATAGACTCTATTTTTTCGGCTATTAAACTTAATTGCTGTAAGTCTTGAGAGTCATTTAATAAAGTAGTTACGTGTCCGAGTTTGCGTCCAGGTCGAGATTCTAACTTATCATACCAATGTACCGTAGTTTGGGGAAGATTCTCTAATTGACGTCGCTTGTGGGCATAATCACTTATATTATATTCGTAACCTAAAAGATTGACCATCACCGCACCCTGACATTGTAAACTAGGATCATCCAAAGGTAAACCCGCAATTACCCTTAAGTGCATCTCAAACTGAGAAATATTACAAGCGTCAATAGTATAATGTCCTGAATTGTGAGTACGAGGGGCGATTTCATTCACTAAAACTCGGTTATCCTTTGTTAAAAAGAACTCTATCCCCACAATACCCACTAGATCTAGTTTTTCTAATAAAGTACGGGCGATCGCCTCAACTTCTAAACTAATCTTAGCAGAAATCAGAGCAGGTGCATAAACACGGCGACAGACTTGTTCTTGTTGTTGGGTTTCTACTACAGTATAAATAGCGATTTCTCCCTGACTATTACGGGCTGCCATTACCGCTAATTCTTTACTAAAAGGAATGTAACTCTCTAACAGCATTTGCCGACAACCTAATTTTTGCCAGATTGTCTCTAACTCTACTAAATCCTTAACTATAAACGTTCCTTGTCCATCATAACCATGACGTCGGGCTTTTAAAACCACAGGAAATTCTTTTACCGAGTTAATATCTTCTTGGGTAGTTAAACTCTTAAACTCAGGAATCGGTAACCCGATTTTCTCTAGATAACATCTCTGCTCATATTTATCCAATAAAGGAGCTAAGCTAGTTAAACTAGGATAAAAACACACACCCTGATTAGCTAAAGATTGTAAAGCCTCTAAATTAATAAACTCATTCTCAAAAGTAATTACCTCAGTTAAACTCGCCAATTTAGCAGTGGCGATCGCATCATCTATAGCCCCTAAAACTACTTCTACACCTTTAACAGCTGCAGGATCATCCTTACTCGGAGTCTGTACAACTAATTCTAAACCTAATTTAGCCGCGGAGGGTAGCATCATCGAGGCTAATTGCCCACCCCCGATTACACCTACTCTTTTAATCATAATTTTTCGCTATAATCTAACCAGAATATCTATTTTAACCTATGAGGCCATCTAGAGTTATAGTTGCTAGTTTACTCCTGGCGATCGCTATTCCCGCTACCTTACTAACCATAATTGAATTATCTGGTTTAACCGTGGCTTCTGATAGTCAATGGCTCAATCTACCAGTATTCTTAACAGTAGCCTTAACTACCCTCAGTATCAGCTTTTTATTAATGCGTCAATCCAAATCATAGTAGCTGATTATGAGCTATTGTCTCAATCCCCATTGTCAAAAACCCCAAAACTTACCCAAAAATCGCTTTTGTCAAAATTGTGGAGCAAAATTAACCCTCAAGGATCGTTATATTGCTGTAAGATTGATCGCCCAGGGAGGATTTGGCAGAACTTTTTTAGCCATTGATTTAGACATACCCTCTCAACCACTTTGCGTCATTAAACAATTCTTACCAGATATCCTTAATCCCTCCGAAATCCACAAAGCTAAACAACTTTTTGAGCAAGAAGCCCAGCAATTAGATAAACTAGGACAACATCCCCAAATACCCCAACTTCTAGCCCATGTTGAACAAGAAGATCACCTCTATTTGATTCAAGAGTTTATCGATGGAGATAATTTAGCCACAGAATTAGCCAAACAAGGGTCATTCTCTGAAACAGACATTAAACAACTCTTGGAAAGTATCCTCCCCGTCTTAGCATTTATCCACAAACATAACGTTATCCATCGGGATATCAAACCAGAAAATATCATCCGACGTAAAAGCGATTACCAATTAGTCTTAGTAGATTTTGGCGCAGCTAAACTAGCTACTAAAACTTTATTAGCTAAAACTGGTACAATTATCGGTACACCAGGTTATACAGCCCCTGAACAGGCTTTAGGAAAACCCACCTTCGCTAGTGATATCTATAGCCTCGGGGTTACCTGTCTTCATCTCCTCACCCAAATAGATACCCTCGATCTTTTTGATGCTAACGAAAATGATTGGGTATGGCAAGACTATCTTACCACCCCCGTTAGTCCACAATTACGCAATATCCTCAATAAAATGGTAGCTATGGCGTTAAAAAAACGCTATCAATCCCCCACGGAAATTTTACAAGATTTAACTCTAGTTAAACCCCCTATCCCAACCGTAACTAAACCAATTACCCCTATTCCCCAAACTCTTCCTCGACTCGTAGAAGTAGATAAAAAATACGGTTACATTAATCCTGATGGTAAACTAATCATCGGTTTACAATTTGACCAAGCTAGATATTTTACTAACTCTGGTTTAGCACCAGTAAAAATAGCTCGTCAATGGGGATTTATCAACCACGAAGGTAAACTACAGATTCCCCCTCAATTTGATAACGTCGGTAACTTTTCTGAAGGTTTAGCTTCTTTTAAACAAACTAAATGGTATTTCCTACAATCTAAATGGGGTTATCTTAATATCCAAGGAGACATCGTCATTAATCCTCAATTTAACGATGTTTACGACTTCAGCGAGGGATTAGCAGCAATTCGTCTCGGCATGAGTTGGGGTTATATCGACCAATATGGTAATATAGTCATTGAACCACAATTCGACGAAGTGAGCAGCTTTTCTGAAGGTTTTGCTAAAGTCAGGATTAATAACAAATGGGGTTATATTGATAAAACTGGAAAATTAGTTATTCCTCCTAGAGATGATGGTCGTAATTTTTCTAATAGTTTTGCAGCTGTGAAAATTCATAACCTCTGGGGTTATATTAATAATCAGGGAAATATAGTTATTCAACCTCAATATCTCAATGCTTTAGATTTTTCTGAAGGTTTAGCACCTATTCTGATGGAAACTAAATTTCTCGGTCTCTTGATTACAGGAGAAAAATGGGGTTATATTAATACATTAGGTACAATAGCCATAGAGCCTCAATTTGATTGGGCTTATAGCTTTTCTGAAGGGCTCGCAGCTGTGAAAAGAAACAACCTCTGGGGTTATATTAACAAACTTGGACAAATAATTGTCGAGCCTCGTTTTGATTTTGCTGCTAATTTTGTCAATGGTATCGCCGAAGTTGTTTTAGGTGGTCAATGTCGTTATATTAATAAAAGAGGAAAATTAATTTACTAAATAAAATGCTAACTTTAAACCAACAAATTGAGCAATTAGTACAAGAAGGACCTGAATATGGGATACCTTTAACTATTATGCAGCAAGCAGTAGCTCCCACATTACTAGACTTAGCTAAAGATTTAAATAACTTAGCTTATTTTATCTGTCAAAATCCCCAAGAAAATTGGTTAATTACTACTATTCAACATCGCACAAAACCAGAGTTAGAAAAAAAAGTAATCTATGCTTTTGCTGAGGAAGTAGATGCGATTGAAATGCAAAAAATATTCGAGGAAAAAGTAACCATTATTTCTGTACCTGTAGCTGAATTAATCTTTCAATTATTCGCTCTTAAACCAGTAGATAGCATTATCTTTATGGATGCTCCAGGTAATT comes from Gloeocapsa sp. DLM2.Bin57 and encodes:
- a CDS encoding 5-(carboxyamino)imidazole ribonucleotide synthase; the protein is MIKRVGVIGGGQLASMMLPSAAKLGLELVVQTPSKDDPAAVKGVEVVLGAIDDAIATAKLASLTEVITFENEFINLEALQSLANQGVCFYPSLTSLAPLLDKYEQRCYLEKIGLPIPEFKSLTTQEDINSVKEFPVVLKARRHGYDGQGTFIVKDLVELETIWQKLGCRQMLLESYIPFSKELAVMAARNSQGEIAIYTVVETQQQEQVCRRVYAPALISAKISLEVEAIARTLLEKLDLVGIVGIEFFLTKDNRVLVNEIAPRTHNSGHYTIDACNISQFEMHLRVIAGLPLDDPSLQCQGAVMVNLLGYEYNISDYAHKRRQLENLPQTTVHWYDKLESRPGRKLGHVTTLLNDSQDLQQLSLIAEKIESIWYF